A region of Selenomonadales bacterium 4137-cl DNA encodes the following proteins:
- a CDS encoding M23 family metallopeptidase, giving the protein MRTREEEYLRRMRALGYEPSLAGMDDGDIEWELAKMEGGDRRRAAEWRQPVYRPVDPGLKARILRMFGQPYDESAIPTGQEFYLNGWDNGEDEEEWPRMRPEPRVSAPPGGWKMKPDLQGITYDPETRTITTNENGGFEIKGSKVPGQSPLWKSIGDIFSPSRGDAYRPLSYTAGVNDGETGLQEGIGTDGKYVFEPKLQSKYQEPKPPDTKLQDNFQSLHKSSHEAGALSPYGLQRPIASGTEAGYISDSGLDISAPVSTPVLAAAGGKVIYAEAGHTKWQRHDPATGEPIDTPYSVLIELDTPITYKDGRQAKYIWYTHMSKLAVEKADGDGQIIRIEPGQVIGYSGTANDSPHLHFGVLINRAQDEGDYFTPAEVREMLGIKERDKW; this is encoded by the coding sequence ATGAGGACGAGAGAGGAAGAGTATTTGAGGAGGATGAGGGCGCTGGGGTATGAGCCGAGTCTGGCGGGGATGGACGACGGGGACATTGAGTGGGAGCTTGCGAAGATGGAGGGGGGTGACCGGCGGCGGGCGGCGGAGTGGCGGCAGCCGGTGTACCGGCCGGTTGACCCCGGGCTGAAGGCGAGGATTCTGCGCATGTTCGGCCAGCCGTATGACGAGAGCGCGATCCCCACGGGGCAGGAGTTTTATCTCAACGGCTGGGATAACGGGGAGGATGAGGAGGAATGGCCTAGAATGCGACCTGAGCCGAGGGTGTCCGCGCCGCCTGGGGGATGGAAGATGAAGCCGGATTTGCAGGGTATTACGTATGACCCGGAGACAAGGACGATTACGACTAATGAAAACGGCGGTTTCGAAATTAAAGGGTCGAAGGTGCCAGGGCAGTCACCATTATGGAAAAGCATCGGTGATATATTTTCTCCCAGCCGGGGAGATGCGTATAGGCCGCTGAGCTACACGGCAGGCGTGAATGATGGGGAGACGGGATTGCAAGAGGGTATTGGCACAGATGGAAAATATGTCTTTGAGCCGAAACTCCAGAGTAAATATCAAGAGCCGAAGCCGCCTGATACTAAGCTTCAGGATAATTTTCAATCTTTGCACAAATCGTCTCATGAAGCGGGAGCATTGTCACCCTACGGGTTGCAGAGACCAATAGCATCCGGTACGGAAGCCGGGTATATTTCGGATAGCGGTCTGGATATAAGCGCTCCAGTCTCAACTCCGGTTTTAGCTGCAGCCGGGGGAAAAGTAATTTACGCTGAGGCAGGACATACCAAATGGCAGAGACACGATCCAGCGACGGGGGAACCAATCGACACTCCTTACAGTGTGTTAATTGAACTTGATACGCCAATCACCTATAAAGATGGAAGGCAAGCGAAGTATATATGGTATACCCATATGTCTAAACTTGCCGTTGAAAAAGCAGACGGAGACGGACAGATAATCAGAATAGAGCCAGGACAGGTAATCGGTTACAGCGGGACAGCAAACGATTCTCCCCACCTACATTTTGGGGTATTGATTAACAGAGCGCAGGACGAAGGTGACTATTTTACTCCGGCCGAGGTAAGAGAGATGCTCGGAATCAAGGAACGGGACAAGTGGTAA